A window of Chryseobacterium aquaeductus genomic DNA:
GAAGTGATTTCAGAGGAATTGATGACAAGGTCGGATTTACCAACCGCGGAATTGAGTTTGATGATTTCAAAATCAAAGACAAAGACGGAAATTCTTTAAATATCGACGGACAAGTTTTGACGCAGACGTACCGAGATTTTGCTTTCAATCTTGATTTGGATGCGAAAAATTTTAAAGTCGTGAATTCAGAAAAGTCAAACGATGCGATGATGTACGGAATTCTGGCAATTGACGCAGCTTTGAAAGTAAGAGGAAATCTAGACTTACCTAAAGTTGACGGAAGATTGGCGGTTTCAGAAACCACAGATTTCACTTTTGTGCTACCGCAATCGAGCCCATCGTTACAGGAAAGAGAAGGAATTGTAGAATTTATCGATCAGGATCAGATTGCTTTAAATAAAACGGTAAAAGCAGATTCGATCGACACACAAAGTCCGATCAAGGGAATGGATCTGAGCGTCAATATCGAGGTCGACAAAGAAGCTAAAATGTCGATCGTTATTGACAAAGCTGCAGGAGATTTTGTAAAACTTCAGGGTGAAGCGGATTTGACAGGCGGAATTGATCCTTCCGGAAAAACAACATTGGTAGGAGTTTATTCTGTTGAAAAAGGAAGCTATGAAATGTCGGTAAGCGTTCTGAAGAGAAAATTTGACATTCAAAAAGGAAGTACCATCACCTGGACTGGCGAACCGACGACTGCCAATCTGGATATTACCGCAATTTATAAAACAGAGACCGCACCCATCGATCTTGTAGAGCAGCAAGTTGGTGATGCAGATCTGAATCAATATAAACAAAGAATTCCATTCAATACTTTATTGATTCTGAAAGGTGAATTGATGAAGCCTGAAATTTCGTTTGATATTACAACAGACGAGAAAAATAATGCTGTTTCTTCGGCTGTTACAGAAACCATTGATGGAAAATTGGCTCAGCTAAGACAAGATCCGAATGAGATGAATAAACAGGTTTTTGCATTGCTTCTGCTAAATCGTTTCATTGGAGAAAATCCTTTCCAGAGTAATTCCGGAGTATCTGCGGAGACAGTGGCGAGACAGAGTGTGAGTAAAATTCTTTCTCAGCAGCTGAATAATTTAGCATCAGATTTAATCAAAGGTGTTGACCTGAATTTTGATCTGGAATCTACGGAAGATTATTCTACCGGAACTCAAAATACAAGAACTGACCTGAATATCGGTTTAAGTAAAAAATTACTAAATGACAGATTGAAAGTTTCTGTGGGAAGTAATTTCGGACTGGAAGGTGAAGCAAGACAAAACGAAAATACTACCAATATTGCAGGTGACGTGACCGTCGATTACAGTCTTTCTAGAGACGGAAGATATATGCTTCGTGCTTACCGTAAAAACGATTATCAAGTTGCGTTACAAGGTCAGATTGTTGAAACAGGAGTTGGATTTATCATTACTTTAGATTACAATCAGTTCAGAGATATTTTCCGAAAATCGAGGAATAATCGAAATAAGGAAAACAGAGAACAAGAGAAAACAAGATAACCAAGTAGTAGAATTTAAGTAATGAAATCGCTTTGAGTACTATTTTTAAACAAAAATAACACTGGCAATTCCATTACACAAAAAACAAATCTGAATCTACAAATGAAGAATAAGTTGAATATATACTGTAAATATTTTTTAGCATCGGGAATGACGGCAGCTCTTGTCTCGTGCAGCAATACCAAGTTTTTGAAAGAAGGGCAACTGCTCTACACCGGAGCCGAAGTAAAGATTGAAAATGACACCCTTCCGAAAAAGAAAAAGAATGAACTGAAAGCCGCTCTCGAAGAAAATCTCACTCCAAAACCTAATTCATCATTCTTTGGTTTAAGACCAAAATTGTATGCTTATAACGCTACAAAAGAACCGAAGAAAGAAAAAGGTTTAAGATACTGGCTAAAATATAAATTTGGTGAAGAACCCGTTTTGTTAGGCGATGTCGACAGAGAATTTAACAAAGATATCATCGTAAATTATTCTGAAAACAAAGGATATTTCAATGCAAAAGCGAAGTATGATACCGTTTCGAAAAATAAAAAAGCTCAGGTTATTTATACTTTAAATCCGGGAGCGCAGTATTTAATCAGCAATGTGAATTTTGTACAGGATTCCAGTTTGATTAATCAGGAAATTCAGGCTTTAAAAGAAAAAAGTTTACTGAAACCCGGAAATCCATTTGATCTGGATGTGATTAAATCTGAAAGACAAAGAATCGATGACGGTTTGAAGGATAAAGGTTTTTACTATTTTAATCCAGATAATATCATCGTTCAGGCAGATAGTACGGTAAGCAAAAACCATCAGGTTGAGATGATTGTCAAATTAAAAGACAATACTCCGAAATTGGCAACTGAACAATTTACCATAGATAAAGTAGTTGTTTTCCCGAATTACAATCTCCGTGATGCAAAAAACGGATTGTATAATATTCCGATGAGTGAAGATTCGTTGAAAGGATATGAGTACAACGATATTTACGTCGTTGATCCTAAGAAGAAGTTTAAACCGAGAATGTTCGACCGCGCTTTATATTTCGACAAGGGAGACATTTACAACAGAAAAGATCATAATTTATCGCTTAACCGATTGATTAGCCTTGGTGTTTTTAAATTTGTAAAAAATGAATTTGTAGTATCAGATTCTTTAAATCACAAGTTTGACGCCTATTATGTTTTAACACCAAGAGAACTTCAGTCTCTTCGTTTGGAAGCTTTGGGAAGAACCAATTCTGCGAATTATGCCGGAAGTGAGTTAAATCTAAATTGGACGCAGAGAAATTTTTTCCGCGGTGCAGAGCAGTTTAAAGCTTCTGTTTATGGTGCTTTCGATGTTCAGATTGGCGGTCCGGCAGATGCTGAAAACATCTTCAGAGCAGGTGCAAATGCTCAGTTGTCAATTCCGAGAATTGTGGCGCCTTTTACATTTAATTCATCGAGTGCTTTTGTACCGAGAACGAATATTCAGTTGGGTTACGAGTTTCAAAACCGTACAACTTTATATACTTTAAATACCTTCAATGCATCTTTCGGATATCAGTGGAAAGAAAATGTAAGGAAAGAACATGAGCTGAAATTGATTGACATTTCATACATCGATCCTGCGAATGTTACTCCAAAATATCAAGCAAAATATCAGCAAAATCCATACCTAGAAAGAGTGGTTGAGCCGCAGTTGATCTATGGTCCCACTTATTCTTATACGTATTCCACCACCATGCTTCCCCAAAAAAACACATTCTACTACAAAGGAATGCTCGATTTAGCTGGAAACATTACTGGCCTTATAACAGGAGCCAACGTAAAAGAAGGGGATGAAAAAACAATCTTCGGAGTTCCGTTTAGTCAGTATGCAAAAATTGAAAACGATGTAAGATTTTACCACAAATTTGGTGAAAAAACATCTTTTGCATCAAGATTCATCGCTGGTGTCGCAGTTCCTTATGGAAATTCAGAGCACATTCCTTTTTCGAGACAGTTTTTTGTAGGCGGAAGTAACAGTATCAGAGCTTTT
This region includes:
- the tamL gene encoding translocation and assembly module lipoprotein TamL, giving the protein MKNKLNIYCKYFLASGMTAALVSCSNTKFLKEGQLLYTGAEVKIENDTLPKKKKNELKAALEENLTPKPNSSFFGLRPKLYAYNATKEPKKEKGLRYWLKYKFGEEPVLLGDVDREFNKDIIVNYSENKGYFNAKAKYDTVSKNKKAQVIYTLNPGAQYLISNVNFVQDSSLINQEIQALKEKSLLKPGNPFDLDVIKSERQRIDDGLKDKGFYYFNPDNIIVQADSTVSKNHQVEMIVKLKDNTPKLATEQFTIDKVVVFPNYNLRDAKNGLYNIPMSEDSLKGYEYNDIYVVDPKKKFKPRMFDRALYFDKGDIYNRKDHNLSLNRLISLGVFKFVKNEFVVSDSLNHKFDAYYVLTPRELQSLRLEALGRTNSANYAGSELNLNWTQRNFFRGAEQFKASVYGAFDVQIGGPADAENIFRAGANAQLSIPRIVAPFTFNSSSAFVPRTNIQLGYEFQNRTTLYTLNTFNASFGYQWKENVRKEHELKLIDISYIDPANVTPKYQAKYQQNPYLERVVEPQLIYGPTYSYTYSTTMLPQKNTFYYKGMLDLAGNITGLITGANVKEGDEKTIFGVPFSQYAKIENDVRFYHKFGEKTSFASRFIAGVAVPYGNSEHIPFSRQFFVGGSNSIRAFRARTLGPGSYDPRPQQENGGFVFDQAGDIKLELNAEYRANLYKFLNVAVFADAGNIWLINDELNDDGQITRPGGKFSKEFLSEIAVGAGVGLRLDFSILILRLDLAMPLRVPYYEKGERWAFDRINFGDSSWRRDNLILNIAIGYPF